One window from the genome of Candidatus Omnitrophota bacterium encodes:
- a CDS encoding TatD family hydrolase, with the protein MLIDTHCHLDFKDFDRDRDDVLKRAGTEGVRYIINIGSSPEGSKRSLELADKYDEVFASLGIHPHDAPLADEKMIAEFRRMAQHKKVVAIGEVGLDYYKCESPKDSQKDAFRRFIRLAVECDLPLVIHNREADLDALSILKEETGGKIKGVMHCFSGNPEFLGQCLEMGLFVSFTCNVTFKNAKLLRLVLAETPLEKLLLETDAPFLAPQAFRGQRNEPSYLKYLAEEISKVKNIPGEKIEEVTTENAIHFFGLDRI; encoded by the coding sequence ATGCTAATAGATACTCACTGCCATCTTGATTTTAAAGATTTTGATAGAGACAGGGATGATGTTTTAAAAAGGGCCGGCACTGAGGGCGTCAGATATATAATAAATATAGGCTCAAGCCCTGAGGGCTCTAAAAGGTCCCTGGAACTTGCCGATAAGTACGACGAGGTCTTTGCCTCCCTTGGCATCCATCCGCATGACGCGCCTTTGGCAGACGAAAAAATGATCGCAGAATTTCGGCGCATGGCACAGCATAAGAAAGTTGTCGCCATAGGCGAGGTCGGATTGGATTACTATAAATGCGAGTCCCCTAAAGACAGCCAAAAAGATGCTTTCAGGAGATTTATAAGGCTTGCCGTCGAGTGTGATCTGCCGCTCGTTATACATAATCGGGAGGCGGATCTTGATGCGTTGTCTATTCTCAAAGAGGAAACCGGCGGAAAGATTAAAGGCGTTATGCATTGTTTTTCCGGAAATCCAGAATTTCTGGGCCAATGCCTTGAGATGGGATTATTTGTCTCTTTTACCTGTAACGTAACGTTCAAGAACGCAAAGCTCCTCCGCTTGGTGCTCGCCGAAACGCCCCTCGAGAAACTTCTTTTAGAAACAGATGCCCCCTTTTTAGCGCCTCAGGCGTTTAGAGGCCAGCGCAACGAACCCTCATATCTTAAATATCTTGCGGAAGAGATATCAAAAGTCAAAAATATACCCGGAGAAAAAATAGAAGAAGTGACAACCGAAAATGCCATCCACTTTTTCGGGTTGGATAGAATATGA
- the metG gene encoding methionine--tRNA ligase — MTEKARGKIFYITTPLYYVNASPHIGHAYTQIATDALARFRRLLGEDVFFLTGTDEHGEKIEEASIEAGHKEGEEKAFVDKIHENFKTLWKNLDIEYDFFIRTTDKSHEEAVKYILEALNKKGDIYKKKYEGYFCTPCETFWTNFQVSENVCPDCKRPVEKIEEDNYFFKISQYKDWLKDYINANPDFIKPTSRRNEIMGLLSNEELIDLCISRPKDRLKWGIEIPFDKDFVAYVWFDALINYISAAGYPKDEKRFLSLWPADFHIIGKDIIRHHAIYWPIMLKALGLPMPKTIFAHGWWTFKGEKMSKSKGNIVDPNYMIATYGKDAFRYFLLREISFGLDGSFDEDSIITRHDSDLANDLGNLLNRTLTMVEKYYGGIIPPKASGSASEEKNAKIKEIIKTLPDSMIRNMAQINFSGALSSIWELVNAANKYIEESKPWALFKEKKDEELKAVMHNLLESLGIVTIAVSAFMPSTAAEMWRQLAFKGRLTEACFDDMKGKKALAEPGLKINKANPLFPRIRSDK; from the coding sequence ATGACCGAAAAAGCGAGAGGTAAAATATTCTATATAACCACGCCTCTTTATTATGTAAACGCATCCCCCCACATAGGCCACGCCTATACCCAAATAGCTACGGATGCCCTGGCGAGGTTTCGCAGGCTTCTGGGGGAGGATGTATTTTTTTTGACGGGGACAGACGAACACGGGGAGAAGATAGAAGAGGCGAGTATAGAGGCTGGGCATAAAGAGGGCGAAGAGAAAGCATTCGTAGACAAAATACACGAAAATTTCAAAACCCTATGGAAAAACCTTGATATAGAGTACGATTTTTTCATAAGGACGACCGATAAAAGTCACGAAGAAGCAGTAAAATATATCCTTGAAGCTCTCAATAAAAAGGGCGACATATATAAAAAGAAATACGAAGGTTATTTTTGCACGCCATGCGAGACATTCTGGACGAATTTTCAGGTGAGCGAAAACGTCTGCCCTGATTGCAAACGCCCTGTAGAAAAAATAGAAGAAGATAACTATTTTTTCAAGATATCTCAATACAAAGATTGGCTCAAGGATTATATAAATGCAAATCCCGATTTTATAAAACCCACCTCCAGAAGAAACGAGATCATGGGGCTACTTTCGAACGAAGAGCTTATAGACCTGTGTATTTCAAGGCCGAAAGATAGGCTAAAATGGGGCATAGAAATACCATTTGATAAAGATTTTGTAGCATATGTTTGGTTTGACGCGCTTATAAATTATATATCCGCCGCCGGTTACCCCAAAGATGAGAAAAGATTTCTTTCTCTCTGGCCCGCCGATTTTCATATTATAGGAAAAGATATAATAAGGCATCATGCCATATATTGGCCGATTATGCTGAAGGCCCTCGGCCTTCCAATGCCCAAAACGATCTTTGCCCACGGCTGGTGGACATTTAAAGGCGAAAAGATGTCCAAGTCAAAGGGAAATATAGTCGACCCCAATTATATGATAGCTACTTATGGTAAGGACGCATTCCGGTATTTTCTCCTGCGGGAGATATCTTTCGGGCTCGACGGCTCCTTTGACGAAGACTCTATAATTACTCGCCATGATTCGGATTTGGCAAACGACCTTGGCAACCTGCTTAACAGAACTCTCACCATGGTGGAAAAATATTACGGCGGAATAATTCCTCCTAAAGCGTCGGGCAGCGCTTCGGAAGAGAAGAACGCCAAGATAAAAGAGATAATAAAAACTTTACCCGATTCCATGATACGAAATATGGCCCAAATCAATTTCAGCGGCGCGCTTTCTTCTATATGGGAGTTGGTCAACGCCGCCAATAAATATATTGAGGAGTCAAAGCCATGGGCCCTTTTTAAAGAGAAGAAAGACGAGGAGTTGAAGGCCGTGATGCATAACCTCCTCGAGAGCCTGGGTATCGTAACGATAGCAGTATCGGCTTTTATGCCTTCTACTGCCGCCGAGATGTGGAGGCAGCTTGCGTTTAAAGGAAGACTTACCGAGGCGTGTTTTGACGATATGAAAGGCAAAAAGGCCCTTGCCGAGCCCGGTTTAAAAATAAATAAGGCCAATCCTCTTTTTCCAAGAATACGCTCGGACAAATAA
- a CDS encoding stage 0 sporulation family protein — MYEVIQVRLREAGKVSYFSTSGLRPVVDSCVIVQADRGLDYGLVVSEPEIILDAEVVEEPLRKIIREATPQDLAQIEKNKKKIKEVIATCEEKIKAHNLPMKLIDAEYSFDRSRVVFYFTAEGRVDFRELIKDLAAILKARIELKQIGVRDEARFLGGFGPCGRALCCASFLKDFDAVTIKMAKDQNLPLNPAKISGLCGRLMCCLSYEHECYKELMKDMPREGERIKTKDVKGKVINVNAIKRTVTIEAEDGRQVEIPWNTISPKERK, encoded by the coding sequence ATGTACGAAGTAATACAAGTAAGGCTTAGAGAAGCGGGCAAGGTAAGCTATTTTTCCACATCCGGCCTGCGTCCGGTAGTGGACAGCTGCGTTATAGTGCAGGCCGACAGGGGGCTTGACTACGGCTTAGTCGTATCGGAGCCGGAGATCATATTGGATGCGGAGGTCGTTGAAGAACCCTTGCGTAAGATAATAAGGGAAGCGACCCCCCAGGACCTCGCGCAGATAGAAAAAAATAAGAAGAAGATAAAGGAAGTAATAGCGACCTGCGAAGAAAAGATAAAAGCGCACAATCTTCCCATGAAACTCATTGACGCCGAATACTCCTTTGATAGATCAAGAGTAGTATTCTATTTTACCGCCGAAGGGAGGGTGGACTTCAGGGAGCTCATAAAGGACCTTGCGGCCATTTTGAAAGCGCGCATAGAGCTGAAGCAGATAGGCGTGAGGGATGAAGCGCGTTTTCTAGGCGGATTCGGTCCGTGCGGCAGGGCGCTTTGCTGCGCTTCATTTTTAAAGGATTTTGACGCGGTAACTATAAAAATGGCCAAAGACCAGAACCTTCCTTTAAATCCCGCTAAAATATCCGGATTGTGCGGGCGTCTTATGTGCTGTCTTAGTTATGAACACGAATGTTATAAAGAATTGATGAAGGACATGCCGCGCGAAGGCGAAAGGATAAAGACCAAAGATGTTAAAGGCAAAGTAATAAATGTAAATGCCATTAAAAGAACGGTAACGATAGAAGCCGAAGACGGCAGGCAGGTAGAAATTCCCTGGAATACCATATCCCCGAAGGAACGGAAATGA
- the holB gene encoding DNA polymerase III subunit delta' — protein MSFKDIKGQEEPISRLKNAIKNNKVASSYIFAGLKGSGRFLLAANFAKALNCASSENIPCDVCPSCRKIDSGNHPDVRIVLPEAKGGEVTIQSIRGIVRDIVLKPYEGRYKVFIIKDAHLLNIEAANSFLKTLEEPPAYSVLILIAERPGDLLPTIVSRCQIIRIDPLRACILADILVAEYGIERQKAASLARMCEGRLGRFKEAGDAILSNRDRVLKKFSEEEFVETLSRSSRGSLSDELSVLAAWYRDILVFKATKDTGLVINYDKINDIKEQEMLYSRDRLLDVFNSVLKAKDEIENNINPKIALSAMMAKGI, from the coding sequence ATGTCATTTAAAGATATAAAGGGGCAGGAAGAACCGATAAGCCGCCTAAAAAATGCCATAAAGAATAATAAAGTGGCGTCTTCCTATATATTTGCCGGACTAAAAGGCAGCGGCCGTTTTCTTTTGGCCGCTAATTTTGCCAAGGCGCTAAATTGCGCATCTTCGGAAAATATCCCATGCGATGTCTGCCCATCCTGCAGAAAAATAGATAGCGGAAATCACCCCGATGTCAGAATAGTGCTTCCCGAGGCGAAGGGCGGAGAGGTAACCATACAGAGCATAAGGGGGATTGTAAGGGATATAGTTCTGAAGCCATACGAAGGCCGGTATAAGGTATTCATAATCAAAGACGCGCATCTTTTGAACATTGAGGCGGCAAATTCTTTTTTAAAGACCCTTGAGGAGCCGCCGGCATATTCTGTATTAATACTTATTGCCGAAAGGCCCGGAGATCTACTGCCTACTATAGTTTCCCGCTGCCAGATAATAAGAATAGATCCTTTAAGAGCGTGTATTTTGGCCGACATACTTGTAGCCGAATACGGCATAGAAAGACAAAAGGCAGCGTCTTTGGCAAGGATGTGCGAAGGTAGGCTCGGACGGTTTAAAGAAGCGGGCGATGCTATACTGTCGAACCGCGACAGAGTGCTGAAAAAATTTTCAGAAGAAGAGTTTGTTGAGACTTTAAGCCGAAGCTCGCGCGGAAGTTTATCAGATGAACTTTCCGTATTGGCCGCCTGGTACAGGGATATACTGGTTTTTAAGGCGACCAAAGACACCGGACTCGTAATAAACTATGACAAGATAAATGATATAAAGGAGCAGGAAATGCTGTACAGTAGAGACAGACTTTTGGATGTATTCAATAGCGTATTAAAAGCAAAAGACGAGATTGAGAATAATATTAACCCGAAAATCGCGCTTAGCGCGATGATGGCGAAAGGTATTTAA
- the tmk gene encoding dTMP kinase produces MKKGVFITFEGPEGSGKTTQASLLYTYLVSEGYKCVLTREPGGIPLSEKIREILLNPKHKGINAVCETLLFEASRAALVEKIILPSLSKDLIVISDRFSDATLAYQGFAGNQDIKTIKTIDGYATQGIRPDITILLDIGVKVGLKRASGKRKYKGPDRMERKSLAYHEAVRRGYLTLARGDKKRIKVIKTQSTIEKTHQIVKKEVTKYLKG; encoded by the coding sequence ATGAAAAAAGGCGTATTCATAACATTTGAAGGGCCGGAGGGCTCGGGCAAGACGACGCAGGCCTCGCTTCTTTATACTTATCTTGTAAGCGAAGGTTATAAGTGCGTATTGACGCGCGAACCCGGCGGCATACCGCTCAGCGAAAAGATAAGGGAAATTCTGCTTAACCCAAAGCATAAAGGCATAAATGCGGTTTGCGAGACATTGCTGTTTGAAGCGAGCCGCGCCGCGCTCGTAGAGAAGATTATCCTGCCATCTTTGTCAAAAGACCTTATAGTAATAAGCGACAGGTTCAGCGATGCTACACTTGCCTACCAGGGCTTTGCCGGCAACCAGGATATCAAGACGATAAAGACCATCGATGGCTATGCGACGCAGGGCATAAGGCCGGATATCACTATATTATTGGATATCGGCGTAAAAGTTGGACTTAAAAGGGCGAGCGGAAAGAGGAAATACAAAGGGCCCGACCGCATGGAAAGAAAATCGCTCGCATATCACGAAGCGGTAAGACGCGGATATCTTACGCTTGCGCGAGGTGACAAGAAGAGGATAAAAGTAATAAAAACACAGAGCACGATAGAGAAGACGCACCAAATTGTCAAAAAAGAAGTAACTAAGTATCTAAAAGGTTAA
- a CDS encoding carbohydrate ABC transporter permease — MKKTEVISKELAESKRRKTRRELIFKGITYAFLVLFGITMILPFLWMISTSLKEPQAVYAFPPKWIPDPVVWASYLKVWKVVPFARFYLNSILVALAVTLGQVFTSAFAAYAFSRLTFPGRDKIFFSYLATMMIPGSVTLVPVYILMVHFRWIDSYKALIIPAIFTAYGTFMLRQFFMGIPRDLEDAARIDGCSLFGIFWKIILPLSKPILATLTTFTFMASWNNFMWPLLVTESVEKKTLPIGLAYFQEVYQYTQPDWSLLMAGSLLVTIPVILVFVFNQRFFVEGIKLSGIKG, encoded by the coding sequence ATGAAAAAAACAGAAGTAATATCAAAAGAATTAGCGGAATCCAAACGGCGTAAAACCAGACGCGAGCTTATCTTCAAAGGCATTACCTACGCCTTCCTCGTACTCTTCGGCATTACCATGATTTTGCCGTTTTTGTGGATGATCTCCACATCACTAAAAGAGCCGCAGGCGGTATACGCGTTTCCGCCAAAATGGATACCTGACCCGGTAGTGTGGGCGAGTTATTTGAAAGTATGGAAAGTAGTGCCGTTCGCGAGGTTTTATCTTAACAGCATACTTGTTGCCCTTGCCGTTACGCTGGGGCAGGTGTTCACGAGCGCTTTCGCGGCATACGCATTTTCGCGCCTTACTTTTCCCGGAAGGGACAAGATATTTTTCTCGTATCTTGCGACGATGATGATACCGGGTTCGGTGACGCTCGTACCGGTATATATACTTATGGTCCATTTCAGGTGGATAGATTCGTACAAAGCGCTCATAATCCCGGCCATATTTACCGCTTACGGCACATTTATGCTGCGCCAATTCTTTATGGGAATACCGCGCGACCTTGAGGACGCGGCCAGGATAGACGGATGCAGTTTGTTCGGGATTTTCTGGAAGATAATTTTGCCTCTTTCGAAGCCGATTCTGGCGACTTTGACCACTTTTACGTTTATGGCTTCATGGAATAATTTTATGTGGCCGCTCTTAGTTACCGAATCGGTAGAGAAAAAAACCCTGCCCATAGGCCTTGCGTATTTCCAGGAGGTCTACCAGTATACCCAGCCCGACTGGAGCCTTCTTATGGCTGGCTCGCTTTTAGTCACGATCCCCGTTATCTTAGTATTCGTATTTAACCAGAGGTTCTTTGTCGAAGGTATCAAGCTGAGCGGAATCAAGGGATGA
- a CDS encoding sugar ABC transporter permease translates to MKAWKAKNIESAVAYTFLLPNLLGFLIFTSLPVLASLFLSFMDAQLVPWPQVLSTKFVGFDNFIKLLGFHCHNGAWAANDPKFWKFTGNTIFLMMVIPIQIFSSLILAIIMNQKLKGITAFRTIYFLPTISNGVAICLLWQWIYNPNFGLLNSMIAKLGSMLGFAWEGPLWLSSIAWAKPSLMLMSLWVAIGGYNTILYLAALQNIPKDFYEAAEIDGANGWQKFWSVTWPMISPTTFFITIMSIIWGFQGGFEQAYIMTRGGPNGATTTLEYYIYNNLYEWHHVGYAASVAWFLFIIIFIITIINWRFGGKLVQY, encoded by the coding sequence GTGAAAGCCTGGAAAGCCAAGAATATAGAATCGGCGGTCGCGTATACATTTCTACTGCCCAACCTGCTCGGATTTCTCATCTTTACATCGCTGCCTGTTTTGGCGTCACTCTTCCTCAGTTTTATGGACGCGCAGCTTGTGCCATGGCCTCAGGTCCTCTCGACGAAGTTTGTGGGCTTTGATAATTTTATTAAATTGTTAGGGTTTCATTGCCATAACGGCGCATGGGCAGCCAATGACCCTAAGTTCTGGAAATTTACCGGGAACACCATCTTTCTTATGATGGTCATACCCATACAGATATTTTCTTCGCTTATTCTCGCTATCATAATGAATCAGAAATTGAAGGGCATAACGGCATTCAGGACCATATACTTTCTTCCCACCATATCAAACGGCGTAGCTATATGCCTTCTCTGGCAATGGATATATAATCCGAATTTCGGGCTCCTAAACAGCATGATTGCAAAGCTGGGCAGCATGTTGGGCTTTGCATGGGAGGGGCCTTTGTGGCTGTCGTCTATAGCGTGGGCAAAACCGTCTCTTATGTTAATGAGCCTGTGGGTCGCGATAGGCGGATATAATACTATACTCTATCTTGCGGCACTGCAGAATATCCCCAAGGATTTCTATGAAGCGGCGGAAATAGACGGCGCGAATGGATGGCAGAAATTCTGGTCTGTTACTTGGCCGATGATAAGCCCCACCACATTTTTTATAACAATAATGAGTATCATATGGGGCTTTCAGGGCGGGTTTGAACAGGCGTATATAATGACGCGCGGCGGCCCGAACGGCGCTACTACGACATTGGAGTATTACATATATAATAACTTGTACGAATGGCACCACGTCGGATATGCCGCCAGCGTGGCGTGGTTTCTGTTTATCATTATATTCATAATAACGATCATTAACTGGCGATTTGGCGGGAAGCTGGTTCAGTATTAA
- the cysS gene encoding cysteine--tRNA ligase, translating into MYIYNSLTRKKEEFRPIKAKHVTMYVCGPTVYDEPHIGHARGAFIFDVVRNYFKYKGYSVKYVRNVTDVDDKIIDKAKKEFAGKELLSAVSEVSSKYLDSYHKAMETLGIMEPDLEPRATAYIAKMVKFIEHLIEHGAAYAASGDVYFDIKKAKNYGKLSNQSIGNMESGRRVISGENKKDALDFALWKKAKEDEPSWPSPWGDGRPGWHIECSVMSSDILGDKFDIHGGGIDLIFPHHENEIAQSEGAGKKFARCWMHNGLLVIGGQKMAKSLGNYLTIADFLKKYKDPDILKVFFLSSHYRSPVDFTDEAIEAAGSAVLRIRIFLEAAGDFVSKNASAKKSSGSGTVEAIRAEFEKAMEDDFNTARALAVIFEAVTAGNSALTSGGIEPAVKSALLKELSDTIRGAAKVLGLTFVKKDIPIELEKTISEKVRAREEARRKKDYKLADDIRKGLEKEGVIIEDTKDGPKWRAE; encoded by the coding sequence ATCTATATATATAATTCACTCACACGAAAGAAGGAAGAATTCAGGCCGATAAAAGCGAAACATGTCACAATGTACGTATGCGGCCCCACGGTGTACGACGAACCGCACATAGGTCATGCGAGAGGGGCCTTTATTTTTGATGTTGTCCGCAATTATTTTAAATATAAAGGCTATAGTGTGAAATACGTCCGCAATGTTACGGATGTGGACGATAAGATAATAGATAAAGCGAAAAAGGAATTTGCCGGGAAGGAACTTTTGAGCGCGGTCAGCGAAGTATCTTCCAAGTATCTCGATTCGTATCATAAGGCTATGGAAACACTCGGCATTATGGAACCCGACTTGGAGCCAAGAGCCACGGCCTACATAGCCAAAATGGTCAAGTTTATTGAACATCTTATAGAACATGGCGCCGCATATGCCGCGTCCGGCGACGTATATTTCGATATTAAAAAGGCCAAAAATTACGGAAAGCTGTCAAATCAGTCCATTGGAAATATGGAGTCCGGCCGAAGAGTGATTTCCGGCGAGAATAAAAAAGACGCGCTCGACTTTGCTTTGTGGAAAAAGGCAAAGGAAGATGAGCCTTCCTGGCCGAGCCCCTGGGGCGACGGCAGGCCGGGCTGGCATATCGAGTGTTCCGTAATGAGCTCCGATATACTCGGGGATAAGTTTGATATCCACGGCGGCGGTATAGACCTTATATTTCCGCATCATGAAAATGAGATTGCGCAGTCAGAGGGCGCGGGAAAGAAATTTGCGCGCTGCTGGATGCATAACGGCCTTCTTGTCATAGGAGGCCAGAAGATGGCAAAGTCGCTCGGGAATTACCTTACGATAGCCGATTTTCTAAAAAAGTATAAAGACCCGGATATCCTTAAGGTATTTTTCTTATCAAGCCATTATAGAAGCCCGGTAGATTTTACGGATGAGGCGATAGAAGCGGCAGGCTCGGCCGTTTTAAGGATCAGGATATTTCTTGAAGCGGCAGGTGACTTTGTTTCCAAGAATGCGTCGGCCAAAAAATCATCCGGCTCGGGAACCGTCGAAGCCATACGCGCCGAGTTTGAAAAGGCAATGGAAGACGATTTCAATACAGCGCGCGCTTTAGCGGTAATTTTTGAAGCCGTAACAGCCGGTAATTCTGCGCTTACCTCCGGCGGCATAGAACCGGCGGTGAAATCGGCACTTTTAAAAGAATTGTCCGATACTATAAGAGGGGCGGCAAAGGTACTGGGGCTTACGTTTGTAAAAAAAGATATCCCGATCGAGCTTGAAAAAACAATAAGCGAAAAAGTCCGGGCGCGCGAAGAAGCAAGAAGGAAAAAAGACTATAAGTTGGCGGATGATATAAGAAAAGGCCTCGAAAAAGAGGGCGTCATAATAGAGGATACCAAAGACGGCCCGAAATGGAGGGCGGAGTGA
- the cysE gene encoding serine O-acetyltransferase, protein MLLLGVILEFLVLIIILTALYLILAATFFKNEIKSALERDPAATSPIEIMLTYSGFHAIVIHKITRTLHNAKIPFLPRLLSQLGKLITGIEIHPGATIGKNLFIDHGMGVVIGETTIIGSNVTLFQGVTLGGTGKEKGKRHPTLGDNIVVGAGAKVLGNITIGDNVSIGANAVVVRDVPPNSTVVGVPGRITRREGKKIPGINLDYTSLPDPLANSLDRLQEEIDKIESEIKDWHEKK, encoded by the coding sequence ATGCTTCTACTCGGCGTGATATTAGAATTTCTGGTTTTGATTATAATCCTGACAGCCCTCTATTTAATATTGGCGGCCACATTCTTCAAGAATGAGATAAAATCCGCCCTTGAGAGAGATCCTGCGGCGACGAGCCCTATAGAGATAATGCTTACGTATTCAGGATTTCATGCCATAGTTATACATAAGATAACCCGCACTCTTCACAATGCGAAAATACCTTTCCTGCCGAGGCTTCTTTCACAACTCGGGAAATTAATCACAGGCATCGAGATCCATCCGGGCGCGACGATAGGTAAGAACCTATTTATAGACCACGGCATGGGCGTTGTTATAGGGGAGACGACGATAATAGGGAGTAACGTTACGCTATTTCAAGGCGTGACACTGGGCGGTACAGGAAAGGAAAAGGGCAAGCGCCATCCGACCTTGGGAGATAATATAGTAGTGGGAGCGGGGGCAAAGGTCCTTGGCAATATAACGATAGGCGACAATGTAAGCATAGGCGCAAACGCCGTTGTGGTAAGGGACGTCCCGCCGAATTCTACGGTCGTAGGCGTACCCGGACGCATAACCAGAAGAGAAGGCAAAAAGATACCCGGAATAAATCTGGATTATACATCATTGCCCGATCCCCTCGCAAATTCGCTGGACCGTCTGCAGGAAGAGATAGATAAAATAGAGTCGGAAATCAAGGACTGGCACGAGAAAAAATAA